A window from Chelmon rostratus isolate fCheRos1 chromosome 13, fCheRos1.pri, whole genome shotgun sequence encodes these proteins:
- the dop1b gene encoding protein dopey-2, which produces MDPEELELQNDYRYRSYAAVIEKALRNFESSSEWADLISSLGKLNKALQSNLRYSLLPKRLIIGKRLAQCLHPALPSGVHLKALETYEVIFKIIGTKWLAKDLFIYSSGLFPLLGHAAIAVKPVLLTLYERYYLPLQRSLLPSLQAFITGLLPGLEEGLEVYDRTDALLLKLSLLVGQQVFYGALWGSMLVSPVVRLPAAVFIVTHFDRMSSLRQQTHMLGYDHKLVVKSVCLSLQDSNVLVQRHMLEILLYFFPFAECLDPEESSIAMSVKDMITVVSAASLTLLRRDMSLNRRLYAWILGTDINGGMASHHTLSTTTEEHTSFYFNTYSRDCLVQALIDILKQKDVESDAENVIGYLRPFRIIISLLDKPEIGPVVLSSVLLEVVRAFHSYCREMLGEETITSSGLSGNQLASKIKENKNASEIIKTMNMLVSSMNSEYLWEYMTRRFCTSLSDKADQPAPPWQDRSHPAPSVAEMSSLIIFLLDVLPLELHADIQSQFLPEMLNTMLRTLLSHMDTVRLEDVTQGLRACFKVLSKIQMPVAYMDVEAGAHTEKMELQSPEEESKKTQDMETEGKKDGGQVNGLHGDEELNRDGRDEAEPADGIYPTLRSEDSGLGISASPSEQHLPPGMGLAAEGNGTCKAGEGVWRKGGSVDTMTECLQDILAFITTRYLLVQVEEVSGPDPTAASLNQKTLLVNTGGREIKNKLTELFTPNKFKPRPTADAQLSAAPTDKKKERGHLGCLDWAAGYMPRGRAEISEACRQAFTATCHLLLECTTFPVYLSEEETLALHTDVFGHTGSDMDSLPVWLRSLMTLCCLSRDYNIQHTAVASLLELINHSQSLALVIQDKHRRYQTSDTNPLSGRLQMVTVPPIFPALLRAIEERTDFYQRVSLVLWSQLDTERREQHISCVELFYRLHCLAPSASICEDIICQALLHKDKAVRLEALHRFTVLWHLTREIQTNRTLSLNRSFDRSLCVVVDSLSCTDGSISAAAQCWLVRALSLSDVIRILEPILLLLLHPSTQRCSIQSIKQNVTAGTLKALSNRSRNSTKTSGTSVDTMTTEVTTLNIMNIVDRESLWAELDSVIELAKPLDTLVVSRSESEETEEDEYRQQEEEEEEEEEPESEHTESADTSGAQVSTENSSSGSAPYRSIDEGGVVNGLRRAESEHTQASDSLSSEDEEDLELEAMARSRLLKQEREKREAIDSLFRHVLLYPVAGGWRHLLQGLALLDSLLRSSAECPLVDALSSTSLDTSSAAHLNLVSNLLQRHQQAQDGQGFYGCLLSPSSSPSVPPSLLIELLVSLCLRFLRSHYPSFLNLGPLDLQGNREVQVKSVEVLTRMMNQLGCMVQGQEVNRASVEPIRRLLSGCKVQQYALLTLSASMYVSQRGTDKGPPKGMELLDEQGGLSEESLVNLGAGGGQEQYPLQMELLKLLHALIVLEYHVWPGGAVSAAGSGGPSGQPGEPRESPTASTPLAREWQTAVLFQQSIKAAQYVQSHPITAQGMFVSAAARALQPQYGYSMHPHWVSLLCSSLPYLGRSLSIIVAPLINQICRNLDELVKLYEHDGGKTNQSLSGRRENIAPDYPLTLLEGLTTITHYCLLDKRSLVACDPVDVRNARSAVIEALPHMLSTMALLWGVVMREELQRRASDSSQSSRHSSTSVYFKSTKILRQRILEFLVPLIGQYGIQLMASLGEVWSRRKSKRRNKNKVLPVASESRLTIVDLVKSLNTLHTDTILQLVKEVVKKPHQIKGEQKSSLVDIPMLHFSYAYIQSLSAQALQENVAPLLSLLRESVQLNLAPPGHFLLLGILNDFVNRLPNLDNKKDTRDLQEVTQRILEAVGGIAGSSLEQTSWLSRSLEVKVQPQVCPEADEPDDADVDGDHCESMAQSSTMVSSSAPSIYSVQALVLLAEILAPLLDMVYRSDEKEKAVPLISRLMYYVFPYLKNHSAYNMPSFEAGAQLLSSLSGYAYTKRAWRKEVFELFMDPLFFTMDASCASSWKSIIDHLLTHEKTMFKDLMSMQSGSLKLFANVDQKPMLLKRQAFAMFSGEVDQYHLYLPLIQERLTEALRMNPSAAVSAQMFLMFRVLLLRISSQHLTSLWPIMVTELIRVFARLEKALQADKDVSKLAKVVRGAHDRNGPVNFSQAELDMYLSACKFLDTSLAFPPEKIPLFQMYRWAFVPEVDVNRYGGPETALMEGEQECIPHVVRVLEGIQQRYGALNGLSEESSTDHLEFPLLTQHSLSSITQLLPFLRTLCCSFQGPPSYSHPMPHLPVADYPAASAQTVLDKLEHITEEEFLDSMES; this is translated from the exons AACTGATGCATTGCTGCTCAAGTTGTCACTGCTGGTGGGTCAGCAGGTCTTCTATGGTGCCCTGTGGGGTAGCATGCTGGTCAGCCCCGTGGTGCGACTGCCCGCCGCCGTCTTTATAGTGACACATTTTGACCGCATGTCATCCCTGCgccagcaaacacacatgctagGCTACGACCACAAGCTGGTG gtgAAGTCGGTGTGTCTTTCCCTACAAGATTCAAATGTTCTGGTGCAGAGACATATGCTTGAAATCCTGCTCTACTTTTTCCCCTTTGCTGAATGTCTG GACCCAGAGGAGTCCAGTATTGCCATGAGTGTCAAAGACATGATCACAGTGGTGTCTGCAGCCTCACTTACATTACTCCGCAGAGATATGTCCCTCAACAGACGCCTCTACGCCTGGATCCTAG GGACTGACATAAATGGAGGAATGGCATCACACCACACCCTCTCCACTACCACAGAAGAACATACATCCTTCTACTTCAACACCTACTCTAGAGATTGCCTTGTGCAG GCGCTAATTGACATTCTCAAACAGAAGGATGTGGAGAGTGACGCAGAGAATGTGATTGGATACCTCAGGCCCTTTCGCATCATCATCAGCCTGCTGGATAAACCAGAGATAG GTCCAGTGGTCTTGAGCAGTGTGCTGTTGGAGGTGGTCCGAGCCTTCCACAGCTACTGTCGGGAAATGCTTGGGGAGGAAACCATCACCAGCTCAGGGCTCTCAGGCAACCAGCTTGCCAG TAAGATAAAAGAGAATAAGAATGCATCAGAGATCATAAAGACGATGAATATGCTCGTGAGCTCCATGAACAGTGAATACCTGTGGGAGTACATGACCCGACGCTTCTGCACATCTCTCAG TGACAAAGCTGACCAACCAGCGCCTCCTTGGCAGGACCGCAGTCACCCTGCTCCCTCTGTTGCAGAGATGTCCAGTCTCATCATTTTCCTACTTGATGTTCTTCCTCTG GAGCTTCATGCTGACATTCAGTCCCAGTTCCTCCCTGAGATGCTGAACACCATGCTGCGGACTCTGCTTAGCCACATGGACACTGTTCGCCTGGAAGATGTCACACAGGGTCTGCGTGCCTGCTTCAAGGTCCTGAGTAAGATCCAGATGCCTGTGGCTTATATGGATGTTGAGGCAGgggcacacacagagaaaatggagTTACAGTCACCGGAGGAGGAAAGCAAAAAGACTCAG GATATGGAGACTGAGGGAAAGAAAGATGGTGGTCAGGTTAATGGTCTGCATGGAGATGAGGAACTGAACAGAGATGGAAGAGATGAGGCAGAGCCTGCAGATGGTATTTACCCAACACTCAGGTCTGAAGACAGCGGATTGGGCATCAGCGCCTCACCATCAGAGCAGCATCTCCCACCAGGGATGGGGCTGGCAGCTGAGGGAAATGGAACTTGCAAAGCAGGGGAAGGAGTGTGGAGGAAGGGAGGCAGTGTAGACACCATGACCGAGTGTCTGCAGGACATCCTGGCTTTCATTACCACAAG ATACCTGctggtgcaggtggaggaggtcaGTGGACCTGACCCAACCGCTGCCTCGCTGAATCAAAAGACTTTGTTGGTGAATACTGGGGGAcgagaaattaaaaacaaactgactgaACTGTTCACTCCAAACAAATTTAAACCTCGCCCTACGGCTGACGCCCAGCTCTCAGCAGCCCCcacagacaagaaaaaggagCGTGGGCATTTAGGGTGTCTGGACTGGGCGGCTGGCTACATGCCCCGCGGCAGGGCAGAGATCTCTGAGGCTTGTCGACAGGCCTTCACCGCCACCTGCCACCTCCTGCTGGAGTGCACCACCTTCCCTGTCTACCTGAGCGAAGAGGAGACTCTGGCTCTCCACACAGACGTGTTTGGTCACACAG GCAGTGACATGGACAGCTTGCCAGTGTGGTTGAGGTCCTTGATGACGCTGTGCTGCCTGTCCAGGGACTACAACATCCAGCACACAGCAGTGGCCTCCCTGTTGGAACTTATCAACCACTCCCAATCCTTAGCACTGGTCATCCAGGACAAGCACAGACGCTACCAGACATCTGACACCAACCCTCTGAGTGGGCGGCTGCAGATGGTCACTGTGCCACCCATCTTCCCTGCTCTGCTTCGTGCCATAGAGGAGCGCACAGATTTCTATCAG AGGGTGTCCCTGGTCCTGTGGAGCCAGTTGGACACAGAGCGGAGAGAACAACACATTTCCTGTGTGGAGCTCTTCTACAGGCTTCACTGTTTGGCTCCATCAGCCTCCATCTGTGAGGACATCATCTGCCAGGCACTATTGCACAAAGACAAG GCTGTTCGGCTGGAAGCACTACACCGTTTCACAGTTCTATGGCACCTGACCAGGGAgatacagacaaacaggactCTGTCTCTCAATCGCTCATTTGACCG ctccctGTGTGTTGTGGTGGACAGTCTGAGCTGTACAGATGGCTCAATaagtgcagcagctcagtgctgGCTGGTCAGGGCTCTTTCCCTCAGTGACGTGATTCGGATCCTGGAGCCTattctgttgttgctgcttcacCCCTCCACTCAGCGCTGCTCCATTCAGAGcatcaaacaaaatgtcactgCTG GAACCCTTAAGGCCCTAAGCAACAGAAGCCGAAACTCCACCAAAACTTCTGGGACATCTGTGGATACCATGACAACAGAGGTCACCACCTTAAATATCATGAACATTGTGGACCGGGAATCCCTGTGGGCCGAGTTGGACAGTGTCATAGAGTTGGCCAAACCGCTGGACACTTTGGTGGTTTCTAGAAGTGagagtgaagagacagaagaggatgAATAtagacagcaggaggaggaggaggaggaagaggaggagcccGAGAGTGAGCACACTGAGTCAGCTGACACCAGTGGAGCCCAGGTATCCACTGAGAACTCCAGCTCGGGCTCTGCCCCCTACCGCAGCATTGACGAAGGAGGTGTGGTCAACGGCCTGCGGAGGGCAGAGTCCGAGCACACACAGGCATCTGATTCACTCTcaagtgaggatgaggaggatttAGAGCTAGAGGCCATGGCCAGGTCTCGCCTGCTAAAACAGGAGCGTGAGAAGAGAGAGGCCATCGACTCTCTGTTCCGGCACGTGCTGCTGTATCCTGTTGCGGGCGGCTGGCGCCATCTGCTCCAGGGCTTGGCACTGCTAGACAGCCTGCTGAGGAGCAGTGCTGAGTGCCCTCTGGTGGATGcactttcctccacctctctggaCACaagctctgcagcacatttaaacCTGGTCTCCAACCTCCTGcagcgccaccagcaggccCAGGATGGTCAGGGCTTCTATGGTTGCCTGctttccccttcctcctccccctctgtgccCCCATCCCTGCTCATTGAGCTGCTTGTGTCCTTGTGTCTGCGATTCCTGCGCTCTCATTACCCTTCCTTTCTGAACCTGGGTCCTCTTGACCTGCAAGGGAACAGGGAAGTTCAGGTAAAAAGTGTCGAGGTACTGACGCGGATGATGAACCAGCTTGGTTGCATGGTGCAGGGACAAGAGGTCAACAGGGCCAGTGTGGAGCCCATCCGCAGACTCCTCTCAGGATGTAAAGTACAGCAATATGCTCTGCTTACACTTTCTGCCTCCATGTATGTCAGCCAGAGGGGAACGGACAAGGGACCACCCAAGGGCatggagctgctggatgagCAGGGAGGCCTGTCAGAGGAGAGTCTGGTAAATCTTGGAGCAGGAGGGGGCCAGGAACAGTACCCCTTACAAATGGAATTACTGAAACTGCTCCATGCTCTCATAGTCCTGGAGTACCATGTGTGGCCTGGTGGGGCTGTCTCAGCAGCTGGGTCAGGTGGCCCATCTGGCCAGCCAGGGGAGCCACGTGAATCCCCAACTGCCAGCACCCCCCTGGCTCGTGAGTGGCAAACTGCAGTTCTTTTTCAGCAGTCCATCAAGGCAGCTCAGTACGTCCAAAGCCACCCCATCACAGCCCAAGGAATGTTTGTCTCTGCCGCGGCCAGagctctgcagccacagtaCGGCTATTCCATGCACCCACATTGGGTATCACTGCTGTGCTCCTCTCTACCATACTTGGGTCGCTCGTTAAGCATCATCGTGGCTCCACTCATTAATCAGATCTGCAGGAACTTGGACGAGCTGGTCAAGCTCTACGAGCATGATGGAGGAAAGACAAATCAGAG CCTGAGTGGAAGGAGGGAAAACATTGCCCCTGACTACCCTCTGACTCTGCTTGAAGGACTGACCACCATTACCCACTATTGTCTACTGGACAAGAGG TCCTTGGTTGCCTGCGATCCCGTGGATGTCCGTAATGCACGCAGCGCTGTGATCGAGGCACTACCGCACATGCTCAGTACTATGGCATTGTTATGGGGAGTAGTCATGAGGGAAGAGCTTCAGAGGCGGGCATCTGACTCTTCGCAGAGCAGCAGACACTCCTCTACCTCTGTCTACTTTAAAAGCACCAAG ATCTTACGGCAGCGGATCCTGGAGTTCCTGGTCCCTCTGATTGGGCAGTATGGGATTCAGCTCATGGCGTCACTAGGAGAAGTTTGGAGCAGAAGAAAGAGTAAAaggaggaataaaaacaaa GTTTTACCTGTGGCCAGTGAGTCTCGTTTAACCATTGTGGATTTGGTGAAATCACTGAACACCTTGCACACAGATACCATCCTACAACTGGTCAAGGAGGTGGTGAAAAAACCACATCAGATCAAAGGAGAACAG AAGTCAAGCTTGGTAGATATTCCCATGCTACATTTCAGCTACGCCTATATCCAGAG tcTTTCAGCTCAGGCTCTGCAGGAAAATGTTGCCCCTCTCCTCAGTCTTTTAAGGGAGTCTGTTCAACTCAACCTGGCCCCACCTGGGCACTTCTTACTGCTGGG AATTCTCAATGACTTCGTCAATAGGCTTCCCAACCTGGACAATAAGAAGGACACTAGAGATCTGCAG GAGGTGACTCAGCGGATCCTCGAGGCAGTGGGTGGGATCGCAGGGTCATCTCTGGAGCAGACCAGTTGGCTCAGCCGCAGCCTTGAGGTTAAAGTTCAGCCACAAGTGTGCCCTGAAGCAGATGAACCCGATGATGCAGACGTGGATGGTGACCATTGTG AGTCAATGGCTCAATCTAGCACCATGGTCTCCTCTTCGGCTCCCTCAATTTACAGTGTGCAAGCTCTTGTACTCCTGGCTGAG ATCTTGGCACCACTTCTGGACATGGTCTACCGAAGcgatgagaaagagaaagctgtCCCTCTCATTTCTCGACTCATGTACTATGTTTTCCCCTACCTGAAGAACCACAG TGCCTACAACATGCCCAGCTTTGAAGCAGGTGCTCAGCTGCTGAGCAGTCTGAGTGGTTATGCCTATACCAAAAGGGCCTGGAGGAAAGAGGTCTTTGAGCTCTTCATGGACCCCCTCTTCTTCACCATGGATGCCTCCTGTGCTTCCAG TTGGAAATCCATTATTGATCACCTGCTGACTCATGAGAAGACCATGTTTAAAGACCTCATGA GCATGCAGAGTGGCTCCCTGAAACTGTTTGCTAATGTAGACCAGAAACCCATGCTGCTGAAGCGCCAGGCATTTGCCATGTTCAGCGGTGAAGTCGACCAGTATCATCTGTATCTTCCCCTCATCCAAG AGCGTCTCACTGAAGCTTTGCGTATGAACCCCAGCGCTGCTGTTTCAGCCCAGATGTTCCTGATGTTTCGTGTTCTCCTGTTGCGGATTTCATCCCAGCACCTCACATCTCTTTGGCCAATCATGGTCACAGAGCTG ATTCGCGTATTTGCACGTCTAGAGAAAGCTCTGCAGGCAGATAAAGACGTCTCAAA GCTTGCTAAAGTGGTGCGTGGAGCCCATGACAGAAATGGGCCGGTGAATTTCTCTCAGGCAGAGTTGGACATGTACCTGTCAGCCTGCAAGTTTCTGGACACCTCCCTGGCTTTTCCTCCAGAGAAAATACCCCTCTTTCAGAT GTATCGTTGGGCATTTGTCCCTGAGGTGGATGTGAACCGCTACGGCGGCCCAGAGACTGCACTGATGGAAGGCGAGCAGGAATGCATACCCCATGTTGTCAGAGTCCTGGAAGGGATTCAACAGCGATACGGG GCACTGAATGGGCTGAGTGAGGAATCTTCCACAGACCATTTGGAGTTCCCCCTCCTCACTCAGCACTCCCTGTCCTCCATCACCCAGCTGCTGCCTTTCCTTCGCACCCTTTGCTGTTCCTTCCAGGGCCCTCCCTCCTACAGCCACCCTATGCCCCACCTCCCAGTAGCAGACTACCCAGCAGCCAGTGCGCAAACAGTCCTGGATAAGCTGGAGCACATCACTGAAGAAGAGTTCCTGGACTCCATGGAGAGTTAG